The Austwickia sp. genome includes a region encoding these proteins:
- a CDS encoding SRPBCC family protein, with the protein MESLTHRESIEIDASPEVVYDLVTDVSRTGQWSPVCKESWYKDDGGPRVGAVIVGKNVTPQREWQTESDVVAADRPREFAWVVGGNVARWGYDLEPLDDGRRTWLTESWAVLPSGVEFFAHKYGDDANAQLEQRREAALSGIPATLAAIKRIAESG; encoded by the coding sequence ATGGAGTCCCTCACGCACCGCGAGTCCATCGAGATCGACGCCTCGCCGGAGGTCGTGTACGACCTGGTCACAGACGTGTCGCGCACCGGGCAGTGGAGTCCGGTGTGCAAGGAGAGCTGGTACAAGGACGACGGCGGCCCCCGCGTGGGAGCGGTCATCGTCGGCAAGAACGTCACTCCGCAGCGGGAGTGGCAGACCGAGTCCGACGTGGTGGCGGCGGACCGCCCCCGCGAGTTCGCGTGGGTCGTCGGCGGCAACGTCGCGCGCTGGGGCTACGACCTTGAGCCGCTCGACGACGGAAGGCGCACGTGGCTGACCGAGAGTTGGGCGGTGCTGCCCAGCGGGGTCGAGTTCTTCGCCCACAAGTACGGCGACGACGCCAACGCCCAACTTGAACAGCGCCGCGAGGCCGCGCTGAGCGGAATCCCGGCCACGCTGGCCGCGATTAAGCGGATCGCCGAGTCCGGCTGA
- a CDS encoding NAD-dependent malic enzyme: protein MSAKSPSPAYSIRIRVRLADRPGTLGHLAVAIGEAGGNINALEGFELKTAYLTEDVIVYCESEAHQQEVLAAVEGVEGAEVLEWEDRTFALHTSGKIQVDSSVEIRGMDDLAMAYSPGVARVCSAIAADRELSHEYTIRKNTVAVVSDGTAVLGLGDIGPHAAMPVMEGKAQLFKRFGGVDAFPICLDTKDPDEIVSIVTALAPTFGGINLEDIAAPGAFDIEARLVEALDIPVFHDDQHGTAIVTVAGLENALKIVGKQHGNLKIVVAGVGAAGVAVSKMLMAAGVDNIIGVDRRGAVHTGREDLNASKQWFAENTNPEKLAGTITDVIRGADVFVGLSGPDLLTVDDVKSMTKDPLVFAMANPDPEIRPELIQDIAAVIATGRSDFPNQINNVLAFPGIFRGALDAGATRITENMKLAAARAIADVVGDELHPRYIVPIAFDHRVAPAVAEAVHAAAVADGVCRPARRTP, encoded by the coding sequence ATGTCAGCGAAGTCGCCCTCCCCCGCCTACTCCATCCGCATCCGCGTCCGCCTCGCGGACCGACCGGGAACCCTCGGCCACCTCGCCGTGGCCATCGGCGAGGCCGGCGGCAACATCAACGCCTTGGAGGGCTTCGAGCTCAAGACGGCGTACCTGACCGAGGACGTCATCGTCTACTGCGAGAGCGAAGCTCACCAGCAGGAAGTCCTGGCGGCCGTCGAGGGTGTCGAGGGCGCGGAGGTCCTGGAGTGGGAGGACCGCACGTTCGCGCTGCACACCTCCGGCAAGATCCAGGTCGACTCCTCCGTCGAGATCCGGGGCATGGACGACCTGGCGATGGCGTACTCCCCCGGCGTGGCCCGGGTCTGCTCGGCGATCGCGGCGGACCGGGAGCTCTCGCACGAATACACGATCCGCAAGAACACCGTGGCGGTGGTGTCGGACGGTACGGCGGTGCTCGGGCTCGGCGACATCGGGCCGCACGCCGCGATGCCGGTGATGGAGGGCAAGGCCCAGCTGTTCAAGCGGTTCGGCGGCGTCGACGCCTTCCCCATCTGCCTGGACACCAAGGACCCCGACGAGATCGTCTCGATCGTCACCGCGCTCGCGCCCACCTTCGGCGGGATCAACCTCGAAGACATCGCCGCCCCAGGGGCGTTCGACATCGAGGCGCGCCTGGTGGAGGCGCTCGACATCCCCGTGTTCCACGACGACCAGCACGGCACGGCGATCGTGACCGTCGCGGGCCTGGAGAACGCTCTCAAGATCGTCGGCAAGCAGCACGGCAACCTCAAGATCGTGGTGGCCGGCGTCGGCGCCGCCGGCGTCGCGGTGAGCAAGATGCTCATGGCGGCGGGCGTGGACAACATCATCGGCGTCGACCGGCGGGGCGCCGTGCACACCGGCCGCGAGGACCTCAACGCCAGCAAGCAGTGGTTCGCGGAGAACACCAACCCCGAGAAGCTGGCCGGCACGATCACCGACGTGATCCGGGGGGCGGACGTGTTCGTCGGGCTGTCCGGGCCGGACCTGCTCACCGTCGACGACGTCAAGTCGATGACGAAGGACCCGCTGGTGTTCGCCATGGCCAACCCCGACCCAGAGATCCGGCCCGAACTCATTCAAGACATCGCCGCCGTGATCGCCACGGGCCGTAGCGATTTCCCGAACCAGATCAACAACGTGCTCGCCTTCCCCGGCATCTTCCGCGGGGCGCTGGACGCGGGCGCCACGAGGATCACCGAGAACATGAAGCTCGCCGCCGCGCGCGCCATCGCGGACGTGGTCGGCGACGAGCTGCACCCCCGCTACATCGTGCCGATCGCCTTCGACCACCGGGTGGCGCCGGCCGTCGCGGAGGCCGTACACGCCGCGGCCGTGGCGGACGGGGTGTGCCGCCCCGCACGTCGTACGCCCTGA
- a CDS encoding GNAT family N-acetyltransferase, giving the protein MTTNAALLAAYDAQLRDVAEVPGADSWVRIGPVIAARYGGGRGFITYAALVAPDGTPLDGPAIAALVRAVAAHFAGQDDVTHVEWKTRGHDHAPGLAQALADVGFVAEETESVMIGAAAALAVDVPLPPGVALRRITAEDDVRRMALQEEVFGEPMPGMTEDLLRRLATERDDLELWIAEDSTGEIVSAGRLEPVPGTEFAGLWGGCTRAPWRHRGVYRALTAQRARAAVARGARYLHSDSTEYSRPILERSGFRKVSTTTPYRWRRPSADSDRSPDVPARR; this is encoded by the coding sequence GTGACCACCAATGCGGCCCTGTTGGCCGCCTACGACGCCCAGCTGCGTGACGTCGCGGAGGTGCCCGGCGCCGACTCCTGGGTGCGGATCGGCCCGGTGATCGCGGCCCGGTACGGCGGCGGGCGCGGCTTCATCACCTACGCGGCGCTGGTCGCCCCCGACGGCACACCGCTGGACGGGCCGGCGATCGCGGCCCTGGTGCGCGCGGTCGCGGCCCACTTCGCCGGCCAAGACGACGTCACGCACGTCGAATGGAAGACCCGAGGCCACGATCACGCCCCCGGGCTGGCGCAGGCCCTGGCCGACGTGGGGTTCGTCGCCGAGGAGACGGAGTCGGTGATGATCGGCGCGGCGGCCGCCCTGGCCGTCGACGTGCCCCTGCCGCCAGGGGTCGCGCTGCGCCGGATCACCGCAGAGGACGACGTACGTCGGATGGCGCTGCAGGAGGAGGTGTTTGGCGAGCCGATGCCCGGAATGACCGAGGACCTGCTCCGTCGGCTGGCCACCGAGCGGGATGACCTTGAGCTGTGGATCGCGGAGGATTCCACGGGCGAGATCGTCAGCGCCGGGCGCCTGGAGCCCGTCCCCGGCACCGAGTTCGCCGGGCTCTGGGGTGGGTGCACCCGGGCGCCCTGGCGGCACCGCGGCGTCTACCGCGCCCTGACGGCGCAGCGGGCCCGGGCCGCCGTGGCGCGCGGCGCGAGATATCTGCACTCGGACTCGACCGAGTACTCGCGCCCGATCCTGGAGCGGTCCGGGTTCCGGAAGGTGAGCACGACGACGCCGTACCGGTGGCGCCGCCCGTCCGCGGACTCCGATCGGAGCCCCGACGTCCCAGCGCGCCGATAG
- a CDS encoding methyl-accepting chemotaxis protein, whose protein sequence is MAPSTAFRIPRRLAAAWTSSLRSRLVITVLAIIAGILLASLAVVSVRTRTMAADDARRVAEQTAAAEASSIGREVGAPLDTVRGMAASLAALQQAGSVSRGAVSAMVRGVAEAHPELIGISTGWEPNAFDGKDATYAGSAESDATGRVIPYWYWDAGKLAVAPLADYEKEGVGDWYLLPRKTGKDMVVDPFVYKVGNEEILMTTAVAPVKINGKFAGVATADVRLSSLSQTVAKIKPYGTGYATLATSSGAIVAHPDAGKLGKSLEGAAQKAAAEAASTGKPVVVSGDDPYLHEAALTVYQPIRLAESSTWVLALSVPDSSAQAAAGQLQTLVILLALLGLIVAGILVWLLARSMTRPIVDLRGRMAEIASGDGDLTQRVDESRSDEVGQLGREFNRFTAKIADMVAQIQGRAAELRDAAQQLGDVSAKLNDGAAASSRQTDEASAGVAEVSDSIQTVAAGAEEFGTSIQEISRSVSLAAGAGGEAVERARAAERTIERLGASSVQIGDVVKAITAIAEQTNLLALNATIEAARAGEAGKGFAVVAGEVKDLAQETGSATEKIGKLVATIQTDTADAVSAIAEITAVIEQVNEAQTAISSAVEEQSATATEMSRGAATAAERSSQISQVVHGVAAGARGTSESSVQTREVASEIGDLAASLSSLAGQFRV, encoded by the coding sequence ATGGCCCCGTCAACTGCCTTCCGCATTCCCCGCCGCCTCGCCGCGGCGTGGACGTCGTCGCTGCGGTCCCGCCTCGTCATCACGGTGCTGGCGATCATCGCCGGCATCCTCCTGGCCTCGCTGGCCGTGGTGTCCGTGCGCACCCGCACCATGGCGGCTGACGACGCCCGCCGCGTCGCCGAGCAGACGGCGGCGGCCGAAGCCTCTTCGATCGGCCGGGAGGTCGGGGCCCCGCTGGACACCGTCCGCGGCATGGCCGCCTCGCTCGCCGCGCTGCAGCAGGCCGGTTCGGTGTCTCGGGGCGCGGTCAGCGCGATGGTCCGCGGGGTGGCCGAGGCGCATCCCGAGCTCATCGGGATCTCAACCGGTTGGGAGCCCAACGCCTTCGACGGCAAGGACGCCACTTATGCCGGGAGCGCCGAGTCCGACGCGACTGGCCGGGTGATCCCGTACTGGTATTGGGACGCGGGCAAGCTCGCGGTCGCGCCCCTGGCGGACTACGAGAAGGAGGGCGTCGGCGACTGGTACCTCCTGCCCCGCAAGACCGGCAAGGACATGGTCGTCGACCCGTTCGTCTACAAGGTGGGCAACGAGGAGATCCTCATGACCACTGCGGTGGCGCCCGTCAAGATCAACGGCAAGTTCGCCGGGGTGGCGACCGCCGACGTGCGGCTGTCCAGCCTCAGCCAGACCGTGGCCAAGATCAAGCCCTACGGCACCGGCTACGCCACCCTGGCGACCTCCTCCGGTGCGATCGTCGCCCACCCGGACGCCGGCAAGCTCGGCAAGTCGCTCGAAGGGGCTGCGCAGAAGGCCGCCGCGGAGGCCGCGAGCACCGGCAAGCCGGTCGTGGTCTCCGGTGACGACCCGTACCTGCACGAGGCCGCGCTCACGGTCTACCAGCCCATCCGCCTGGCCGAGAGCTCGACGTGGGTGTTGGCCCTGAGCGTGCCCGACTCCAGCGCACAGGCCGCCGCCGGCCAGCTCCAGACGCTCGTGATTCTGCTGGCCCTCCTGGGCCTGATCGTCGCGGGCATCCTGGTCTGGCTGCTGGCGCGCTCCATGACCCGCCCGATCGTCGACCTGCGCGGCCGGATGGCCGAGATCGCCTCGGGCGACGGGGACCTCACCCAACGGGTCGATGAGTCCCGCTCGGACGAGGTCGGGCAGCTGGGTCGGGAGTTCAACCGCTTCACCGCGAAGATCGCGGACATGGTGGCGCAGATCCAGGGCCGGGCTGCCGAACTGCGCGACGCCGCGCAGCAACTCGGCGACGTCAGCGCGAAGCTTAACGACGGCGCGGCCGCCTCGTCGCGGCAGACCGACGAGGCGTCCGCGGGCGTCGCCGAGGTCTCCGACAGCATCCAGACCGTCGCGGCCGGCGCCGAGGAGTTCGGCACCTCCATTCAGGAGATCAGCCGCAGCGTCAGCCTCGCCGCCGGCGCGGGCGGCGAGGCGGTGGAGCGGGCCCGCGCGGCGGAGCGCACCATCGAACGACTCGGCGCCTCCTCGGTCCAGATCGGGGACGTCGTCAAGGCCATCACGGCGATCGCCGAGCAGACCAACCTGCTCGCCCTGAACGCGACCATCGAGGCGGCCCGGGCCGGTGAGGCGGGCAAGGGCTTCGCCGTCGTGGCCGGTGAGGTCAAGGACCTGGCCCAGGAGACGGGCTCGGCGACCGAGAAGATCGGCAAGCTGGTCGCGACGATCCAGACCGACACCGCGGACGCCGTCTCGGCCATCGCCGAGATCACGGCCGTCATCGAGCAGGTCAACGAGGCCCAGACCGCGATCTCCTCGGCCGTCGAGGAGCAGAGCGCGACGGCCACCGAGATGAGCCGGGGGGCGGCCACGGCGGCCGAGCGCTCCAGCCAGATCTCCCAGGTGGTCCACGGGGTCGCCGCCGGCGCGCGCGGCACCTCCGAGAGCAGCGTCCAGACCCGTGAGGTGGCCAGCGAGATCGGCGACCTCGCCGCGTCGCTCTCAAGCCTGGCCGGTCAGTTCCGCGTCTAG
- a CDS encoding macro domain-containing protein, with product MEIVLVGREPELTAAWERTCGDMVGVTVTTADILAVACDAVVSPANSFGFMGGGIDLAYARGFGAGLERRVRTGIAARWGGELPVGCAEIAATSDVPGHGPIPWLLVAPTMRVPGRIDGTVNAYLAARAALRLVAYGVFPADSEGYGEWARRPVRDAIRRLALPGLGTGTGRMAPEACARQVRAAIEEVRYGAGEPPPDMAAAMARHRNLARG from the coding sequence GTGGAGATCGTGCTGGTGGGCCGCGAGCCGGAGCTGACGGCCGCGTGGGAGCGGACGTGCGGCGACATGGTGGGCGTGACCGTCACGACGGCGGACATCCTGGCGGTGGCCTGCGATGCGGTCGTCTCGCCCGCCAACTCGTTCGGCTTCATGGGCGGCGGGATCGACCTGGCGTACGCGCGGGGCTTCGGCGCCGGCCTGGAGCGGCGCGTCCGGACGGGCATAGCGGCCCGCTGGGGCGGTGAGCTGCCGGTCGGCTGCGCCGAGATCGCCGCCACGTCCGACGTACCGGGGCACGGCCCGATCCCGTGGCTCCTCGTCGCGCCCACGATGCGGGTGCCGGGCCGGATCGACGGCACCGTCAACGCCTACCTCGCCGCCCGCGCGGCGCTGCGGCTCGTTGCGTACGGCGTGTTCCCGGCGGACTCGGAGGGTTACGGCGAGTGGGCCCGCCGGCCGGTGCGCGACGCCATACGGCGCCTCGCCCTACCCGGGCTCGGCACCGGCACCGGCCGGATGGCCCCGGAGGCGTGCGCGCGGCAGGTCCGGGCGGCGATCGAGGAGGTGCGGTACGGCGCGGGCGAGCCGCCTCCCGACATGGCCGCGGCGATGGCCCGGCACCGGAACCTCGCGCGCGGCTGA
- a CDS encoding class I SAM-dependent methyltransferase yields the protein MRGFDPATSFGPSVTAHYDDAPRGDEDMAVDFLADAARRCDGTFGAALEFAIGTGRGALPLAARGVSVDGIDLSRHMVARMREKPGGTALDVRIGDMSRLRTGRTYRLVYLVFNTLSNLLTQDEQVDCFRNAAAHLEPGGRFVVEMAVPSAWLRGRQYVDAERVDADVLVLDVNRYDPATQRLDEQHVRITADGVRLGPISQRLCWPSELDLMGRLAGLRLVERWGGWERTPYTGEGPAVSVYEREQAA from the coding sequence ATGCGCGGATTCGACCCGGCCACCAGCTTCGGCCCCTCGGTGACGGCCCACTACGACGACGCACCCCGCGGCGACGAGGACATGGCCGTCGACTTCCTCGCGGACGCGGCCCGCCGCTGCGACGGGACATTCGGCGCCGCCCTCGAATTCGCGATCGGCACCGGCCGGGGCGCCCTCCCCCTCGCCGCGCGGGGGGTGTCCGTTGACGGCATCGACCTCTCCCGACACATGGTCGCCCGGATGCGCGAGAAGCCGGGTGGCACCGCACTCGACGTACGGATCGGGGACATGAGCCGGCTCCGGACGGGCCGCACGTACCGGCTCGTCTACCTCGTCTTCAACACGCTGAGCAACCTGCTCACCCAGGACGAGCAGGTCGACTGCTTCCGCAATGCCGCCGCGCACCTCGAGCCCGGCGGCCGGTTCGTCGTCGAGATGGCGGTGCCGTCCGCCTGGCTGCGCGGACGCCAGTACGTCGACGCGGAGCGGGTCGACGCCGACGTCCTGGTGCTCGACGTGAACCGGTACGACCCCGCCACCCAGCGGCTCGACGAACAGCACGTGCGGATCACCGCGGACGGCGTCCGGCTTGGCCCCATCAGCCAACGCCTGTGTTGGCCCAGCGAACTCGACCTCATGGGGCGCCTGGCGGGGCTGCGGCTGGTGGAGCGGTGGGGCGGCTGGGAACGTACGCCTTACACCGGCGAGGGCCCCGCGGTCTCCGTGTACGAGCGGGAGCAGGCGGCGTGA
- a CDS encoding HAMP domain-containing histidine kinase has product MSRDGRKDRGQRGPVGPGPAPATTAWARLSLRSRLMVIGVCGVATALLAFGLLLYGAVARLGADATTGRARTSARDVAVLVEAGRLPDPVPVTGAIAVQVLDPAHRVLAASFGADRLTPLLDVGDLNRALGGAAVAAPGHRSGLSGELVVVAVPADLVTPALGSQRVSVVAAVPTQDTEGTLQMLRLGMAVAFPLLLAMLAAIAWRVIGSALAPVEALRSGAERIRGDGRPGHRLPVPPAGDEIRALAITLNEMLARLDQAQVSQRAFVADAAHELRSPLATLRTQVEVARRVGDAADLADDLLPEIDRLAGLVEDLLTLARATDGARELRPETIDVATFAAELVDRYADARVPVLVGASPATQWYAERGDVLRIGRNVLDNAVRHARTQVRVDVGGRALTIRDDGDGIPVAERERVFERFTRLDEARARDGGGSGLGLAIARELCRRNGGTITMSDAAPGLAVTLCFPAPPVESPQPV; this is encoded by the coding sequence ATGAGCCGCGACGGCCGCAAAGACCGCGGCCAACGCGGCCCCGTCGGCCCCGGTCCTGCCCCGGCAACCACCGCCTGGGCGCGGTTGTCGCTGCGGTCTCGTTTGATGGTCATCGGCGTTTGCGGCGTGGCGACGGCACTGCTCGCCTTCGGGCTCCTGCTGTACGGCGCCGTGGCCCGCCTCGGGGCCGACGCCACGACCGGGCGGGCGCGGACCTCGGCCCGGGACGTGGCGGTGCTCGTCGAGGCGGGGCGGCTTCCGGACCCGGTGCCGGTCACCGGCGCGATCGCCGTCCAAGTGCTGGACCCCGCTCACCGGGTGCTGGCGGCGTCGTTCGGTGCCGATCGACTCACCCCGCTGCTCGACGTTGGCGATCTGAACCGCGCGCTCGGCGGCGCGGCGGTCGCTGCGCCAGGCCACCGTTCGGGCCTGTCCGGCGAACTCGTCGTGGTCGCCGTCCCGGCCGACTTGGTCACCCCCGCGCTGGGCAGTCAGCGCGTCAGCGTCGTGGCGGCCGTGCCGACGCAGGACACCGAAGGCACGCTGCAGATGCTGCGGCTCGGCATGGCCGTCGCGTTTCCCCTGCTCCTAGCCATGCTGGCGGCCATCGCGTGGCGGGTCATCGGCTCCGCGCTGGCCCCCGTAGAAGCACTGCGCTCGGGCGCCGAACGGATCCGGGGCGACGGCCGGCCGGGGCATCGCCTGCCCGTGCCACCGGCCGGCGACGAGATCCGGGCGCTGGCCATCACCCTCAACGAGATGTTGGCGAGGCTGGATCAGGCCCAGGTGAGCCAGCGGGCCTTTGTTGCCGACGCCGCCCACGAGTTGCGGAGCCCCTTGGCGACGCTGCGGACCCAGGTCGAGGTTGCCCGCCGCGTCGGGGATGCAGCAGACCTGGCGGACGACCTCCTCCCCGAGATCGACCGGCTCGCGGGGCTGGTGGAGGACCTGCTGACGCTCGCCCGGGCGACGGACGGGGCCCGCGAGCTGCGGCCGGAGACGATCGACGTGGCGACGTTCGCCGCGGAACTGGTGGACCGGTACGCCGACGCCCGCGTTCCAGTCCTCGTGGGTGCCTCCCCGGCGACGCAGTGGTACGCCGAGCGCGGCGACGTCCTTCGAATTGGGAGGAACGTGCTGGACAACGCCGTACGCCATGCCCGCACCCAGGTGCGCGTGGACGTCGGGGGACGCGCTCTGACGATCCGGGACGACGGCGACGGGATCCCTGTGGCGGAACGCGAGCGGGTCTTCGAGCGGTTCACCCGGCTCGACGAGGCTCGCGCGCGCGACGGGGGCGGCTCTGGGCTGGGGCTCGCGATCGCCCGCGAGCTCTGCCGCCGCAACGGCGGGACGATCACCATGTCCGACGCCGCCCCGGGCCTGGCCGTGACCCTGTGCTTCCCAGCACCGCCGGTGGAGTCGCCGCAACCGGTGTGA